TGCCCACGATGAGTTCCCCTGCGACCAGCTCGTCTGCCTGCTCCCTGACTCAGTGTGTGACGGTTTTGCCAACTGTGCTGACGGCAGTGACGAGACCAACTGCAGTGCCAAGTTCTCCGGTATGGGGCGCGCCAGCCTCAGGGCGGGAACGGTCCTCGGGCATCTGATCCAGGTTCAGGCTGgcctccccaggcctggcccagctCCAAACCTGCCTGGTCATTCTTCTGGAACTTGTCTCCCCACGGCCATGGCCAAAACTCTTCTCTGCCATCCCTGCCAGCCCTACTGGGCAAAGGCACAGACCCTAGCAAACTCAGGAGCCCCTCCTCCTCTCTACAGGGTGTGGGGGGAACCTGACTGGGCTCCAGGGCACTTTCTCGGCTCCCAGCTACCTGCAGCAGGACCCTCACCCACAGGTAAGCCAGCACTCCATTGGGAGGGTGGTGAGGCTCACGTGGGCACACCTGAGCAACCGGTTAGTGTGACTGGGAACAGCACTGCGGATACTGCCTTGGACCTGCGTAGGTCAGAGACCGAGCAGGCAGGAAGGGAACATTATCATGTGCTTACTAGGTACCCAGATATTCCCGTGCTGGGTAAGCTTATGTCTGAGACCAGATAAGTTGAAAGGCCCTTCTGCCATCAATGATGAGAGCAGTGTGGGCAGGGCCCACCCACTCCCTACCCGGCCTGCAGCAGGGGGAAGCCCATCTGGAGTCAGCCTGGGGGCCCCGACTGGGACAGAAGAAGGAACCCATAAATTACTCCACCTATGCCCTCCCCCAGCTTTGCACCTGGCATATCTCAGTGCCCTCTGGACATGGCATTGAACTGCTGTTCCACAACTTCAGCCTGGAAGTGCAAGACGAGTGCAAGTTTGACTACGTGGAGGTGTACGAGACCCACAACTCAGGGGCCCTCAGCCTCCTGGGCAGGTATCAGGAGAGCCAGTAGGAGGAGCTGAGGATAGGCCCCAGCCTCCGTAGTACCAGGTCAAGGCTTCCAGCAAATGAGCCCACTCGGTCGCTTTGTCGTCTTCCCCTGCGCCAAGCTGGAGGTCTCCCCACTGTCACCCTAAGAAAGGCTCGTCCTTCCTCACCTTCGTACCTGTCCCTCTCGCCTCTGCTGCttacatcacctcctccaggaggccctcCCCAGGCCTCTCGCCGTCCCAGTTCTCCTAGCTGTTCGGCCTACTTCCAATTTCCCCCACAACCCCCGCTGATTTTCCCCAGGTCGCAGTGGCTCAAGTTCAAGCAGTTTGTTTAGTTTGTTTAGTACTTTGTCTACTGAATATGTATGTCTTCCTCACCAGCCCCATGAGTCAGTGACTAGCCTCCCATCCCCTCTGGCATCGCCCAGAGCACCCAGCTCCACGCCACGCCTGCGGGAGGCCTGGTGCGCACTCGCTCAGCCGAGGGGCCCCGCGCCAGGACTGCTGTCTGCTTTGGGCAGGTTCTGTGGAGCAGAGCCACCCCCGCGCCTCATCTCCGCACACCACCGGCTGGCTGTGCTCTTTAGGACAGACCATGGCAGCAGCATCGGGGGCTTCTCAGCCACCTACCGGGCCCTCCATGCCACAGAGAGTAGGTGGCCCTGGGCGAGTGGGTGTGGGCAGTAGAGGCGCCTCCAGGAGAACAGGGAAGGGCTCTGGACCCTGGTCAGGGCACCATGAAGGCAGTGGGGATACAGGCATGTCCCAGGGCACTGCCATGCCTCCTGTGCCTGCAGAACCCTGTGGGCCCGGTCAGTTCCCCTGCCGGGATGGAGGGTGTAAGAGTCTGCAGTGGATGTGCGGCACGTGGAGAGACTGCACAGAAAGCAGCAATGACAACTGCAGCATCCCCTTGTTCCCACCCCCAGGTGAGGAGcctgcccccaggccctgcaggggcAGGGGGGCCTTGGCAGGCCTGAGCAGGCTGAGTGCCCATCCACAGAAACCCACTGGCACATGTCATAACAGCCATCCCTATCCTCCctgatgggggtggggcccaCCATCCTGACTCTGGACCACTTCACCAAATACTGGAGGGCTTCTCCCCCGGCGGTGGCAACGGTACTTAGTGTCATCCCCAAGGGAAATGGGAATCTGGGAGTCGATGGTAGGGGCTTCAAGAAGCAGTCCGGCCTTGTCACACAGAGAGGCCCTCTCCAGGGCCCATCTCAAAGATGTGGGTGAGAGCAAGGGAGTTCCTTCCAGATGTCCAGTGGTCCTGCCAAGGCTGGTGCCCCTTGCTCCCTGAGATCATAGAGGTGCCTGCATGATGCCTAGGGCTGGCGAATGATGCTTGGAGCAGGCTCTCAGGAGAATAGGAATCCTCGACATGTATAAAGCATCTCTTTGTGTTACCTCCtttgattctcacaacaacccccGTCTGACCCATAGAGAGGGATGAAGTGACtcgtcccaggtcacacagccagtgagtgtTCCCCAGAGtgaccctcccctcccacccctgcagagGTGGCCTGTGAGCCTGTCCAGGTGGAGATGTGCATCGGTCTGAGCTACAACACCACGGCCTTCCCTAACATCTGGGTGGGCATGGCCACccaggaggaggtggtggaggtcCTCAGAGGTTACAAGGTGCTCGGGGCAGAGATAAGGAGGAACtcccaggaaggggagggaggaaacctGGGAAGCAGGGTGCCTGAGGTCTGGTCTCCTCCTTCCACAGAGCCTGACAAGCCTGCCCTGCTACCAGAATTTCCGGAGGCTCCTTTGCGGGCTGCTTGTGCCCCACTGCACCCCGCTAGGCAGTGTCCTTCCCCCTTGCCGCTCTGTCTGCCAGGAGGCAGAGCGCCAGTGCCAGTCTGGCCTGGCACTGCTGGGCACCCCCTGGCCCTTTAACTGCAACAGGCTGCCCGAGGCAGCTGGCCTGGAAGCTTGTGCCCAGCCCTGACCCTGAGGTGGCCCCTGCCCACTGCTGCCCATCCTCCTTTGCCTGTCAGGGCGGGCAGGCAGGGGAGCAAAGGAAGGGGGGCAGCACTGGACTCTGCCCCTCCCCGCTGGGTCCtcccagggaggggaagagaagtcCTCAATGGGGCTAATGGGACCCTCCCATCCTCCTAGATCCCTCCCTATCCTTTTACTTGCCCCAGCTGCTGCAAACAGCTGGCCTGACTCCACGCTGTACCACTGACAATCTGGATCGCTTCCCACCTCCGCCTCTGACCCCGATTTCCTACCTTCtaccttccccacctccatctGCTTTTTCAGGTTCTCTACCACCCACCTTCTGAcgttttcatttattcaaaaaatatgtatGGAGTGCCTAGTCATGTGGCAGGCCCTGTTCTGAGCCCTGAGGATCCAGTTTTCTAATGCTTCTAGAACCCTCCACCCTCAGTTCTCAGCTTATATTTCTCCTGGACTAGAGCGTTGTCCTCAATCACAGCACCATCTCTCCTTCCAGCTCCTTGGAGCAGTAGATGCCCTGAGCGTCTGCCTCTCATGGTTCTGCCTCTCTGAGCCCGCCTCaaatctctccctcctttctcccccaAACTTTGGCCGGCCGCCGGGCGACACCACGAGTTATTTCCCTGCTATTTCCCGGCCGGGACTCTTGGCCCCCGAGCAACTGGTTTCCTCTTGGAGTCtgggaggagcagagaggagccGGCAAGGAGCGAACCAGCACCAAGGGGACGCCGAGAGCAGGGGGCGCCTGGCTGGAGAAAGCGCAGGGAAGGCAGCAGGAGTCAACTGGAGGGTCCGGAGTAGCGAGAGCCCCGAAGGAGGCCACAGAGAGAGCGAGCagccctgggagctgggaggggggtgagtctggcgggggggggggcggggggggatggggtgggggaggggactgtgGGAAAGACTGGGCGCCGgcccgggggggtgggggagggagggccggcctctccttccctctgcgCGGTGCTCTCGGGGTTCTCGGGTCTCGGGACGCCCCCTTCTGGGTCCCCTCGCGGCCACTCAGCCTCACTCAGGGACATGGCAGTGGGGTGGAGACCGAGCCGACCGAGCCGGCCGCGCCGGGGCGGGGACCGAGGCAGGTCCCAGGATTCTGGGTCCCGACGCCTGTCCTGCCCGGCCCACAGACGACCAGAGGCCCGCGGCGTCCGGGCTCCGCGTGCCAGCGCCATGAGGCCCCTCCTCGCCCTGCTGCTCCTGGGCCTGGCGGCCGGCTCGCCCCCGCTGGACGACAACAAGATCCCCAGCCTGTGCCGGGGGCACCCCGGCCTTCCCGGCACGCCGGGCCACCACGGCAGCCAGGGCCTGCCCGGCCGCGACGGCCGCGACGGCCGCGATGGCGCGCCCGGGGCTCTGGGAGAGAAAGGCGAGGGCGGGAGGCCGGGTAAGAGGCGCCTCCGCTGCGATCCGTGGGGACGTCCCAGCGAGCGCGGCCCCGCTCCTGCTCCCGAGGCCCTGGGGTTCGGGGTTCCCGGCAGGGCGCGCCGCTCCAGTCCCAGTCCCCGTCCGACCCCGTCGGAGCCGGGAGAGGAGAGAGTGACTCAGCGGCGGGAGCCAGAACCCCCGGGCCCCTCAGATCTGCTCCTAGCCCTGCAGGAAGCCGGGAGGGGGCCCTGGGGCGCAGGGCGGCCCCGGCCTGGAAGGGGCGCctgggaggctgagggaggaTGCGGGAGGACCGCCGCGGGCGCGCCCTAACTGCTTcgcttccctccctgccccaccctcccgcAGGCCTCCCGGGGCCGCGTGGGGAGCCCGGGTCGCGAGGAGAGGCAGGCCCCACGGGGGCGATCGGGCCGCCGGGCGAGTGCGCGGTGCCTCCGCGCTCCGCCTTCAGCGCCAAGCGCTCCGAGAGCCGGGTGCCCCCGCCGTCGGACGTGCCCCTACCCTTCGACCTCGTGCTGGTGAATGAGCAGGGACATTACGACGCCGTCACCGGCAAGTTCACCTGCCAGGTGCCCGGAATCTACTACTTCGCCGTCCACGCCACCGTCTACCGGGCTAGCCTGCAGTTCGATCTGGTCAAGAATGGCGAGACCGTCGCCTCTTTCTTCCAGTTCTTCGGGGGCTGGCCCAAGCCAGCCTCGCTCTCCGGGGGCGCCATGGTGAGGCTGGAGCCCAAAGACCAGGTGTGGGTACAGGTGGGCGTGGGTGATTATATTGGCATCTATGCCAGCATCAAGACAGACAGTACCTTCTCTGGATTTCTAGTGTATTCTGACTGGCACAACTCCCCTGTCTTCGCTTGATGCCCACTGGAAAGTGAGCGCATGCTCTCTCATTCCTAGGGGTGGAGGGCGTGATACTGAGGGCCACATCATCGGGGAGggctggccccccccccccgaatGTTGTGAATGACtgtggaagtggggtgggggcctcTCAGTTCTGCTGCTGGCAGGGAATGGGGAGAGGCTGAGATCAGGGCTGGCAGCACAGGGCAGTGGCTGGATTTCTGCCCTAGACCAAAGGAGTGCAgtgtgctggcagctgtgagTGCCCCCAGTTGCTCTGGCCCAGGACCTCAAggtggtctccctgcttctctggGTCCTCCCTCATCCCTCCTGCTCCTGGGCCCCTTTCTCAGAGATCATTCaataaatctaagaaaacaaacaaaccctcttACTATCTTcagcctttattcttttctggtgGGGATGTCCTGATTCTGAGACTGGGGAGaagaggggggagggtggggggagacagcGCTCAGGCAGAAGGGAGGGCTCTTAGGCTGGATGGTGCTATGGGCCAGGAGATACAGGAAGCAGGCCCACGTGAAGAAGCAGCTGCTCCACAGAGCTGTTGCGTAAGTGGTGTAGGTGGTGAACAGGGGCGCCCTGCTGAGGGGCGGTGTCCTGGTGTGGAACTCTGGCCACCCAGAAGGAGCACCTTTTTCTAATTCCAAGATGTCATATGAACTGGGTGGAACTTCACCACACACATCCCTGCCCTGACCAACAAAAAGGAACCTGGGATTTTCATTCATAGTTGCTCTGGCTACTTGCCTAGTCCCTAGATGACTGGAAAGCTATTTCTCTGTCCCCGATACCAGGGGAGTGGAGTGTTCCTGGGTGTCTAAAGATGTCATTTTGGAGATGGCCACAAGGGGGCACCCCAGTTCCAGAATGCAGCAATGACCGCGGGTAGCCTGAGCTCCTACTAAGGTGGTTCAGGGGAGCTCTGCCAGCGGGATTCCAGATGGGGGTGGAGGAAAAAGCGGTCACTTGCTCCCAGCTCAGGAAGTTTATCTTCTCTCATAAAATGTTTATCCTCATATTAAACAGAGACTGGAAGGAACCAAGCCTCCCCTTGCTCAGCTCCCTCTCCAGGgttggaggaagggagaaaaaaaagcctTTCCTCAGGCCTCCCAGCTCCAAGGTGGATGTGGGGAACTCTCCCTCACCGAGCTGGGCCACGCCACTAAGTCTGAGGCTAGCCGCAAAGCCCCTTCAAGGCTCCCCTCCATGCCCCAACCCCAACCCAATGACTAACAAACCCACATCAGCTGAGGCTCTCAACAGAGTAAGTGCAGGGGCCTCTCTTCAGAGTTTCTTCCTGATCTAcccttttccccctcctcccccttccaggAGGCTGTCCCTGGCATTATACTCCTAGATTTAACATATAATTATGGGGTAGTGTCCCCCCACCCTTGCAGGTCATATGAGGATGGATGTGGCCAATGGAGACTGGGCCCAGTAAGCGAGCTAGAGACAGTCCTCCCAGCTCTCCAACAGGAGGCCCCGCAGCCATACTCCAGCCCATCACAGCGCCACTCTGTGCCAAGAGACACAAAGACAAGCACCAACTCCTCCAGGGACCTGAGGGTAGACTGGATGCCAGGCAGCAGGAACCCCAAGTTCCCTCCTGGGAAGAGTGGCACCAGAGGAAAAGCTGGGAGGGCTGACTCAAAGGGTGAGCAAGTTCACACCCCTCTTTCCTAGGGCTCAATTCTGGCAAAATAGAAAAGATACAAAGAGCTTTCCAAAAGCCACACATGTGAGAGGGCACAAATCAGAGAGGATGAAAGCAAAGCCAGCCACACCCGGCATGGGCTATCCCCAAGGCACCCtatcttctctcttcccctgccaGGAGCCCCACCTACCATACTTGTGATTCCAGCAGGACTGAAGGACCCTGCTGCAGCATCTGTTACCCTAACCAACTGTTCACATTTGCAAGGATGCACACAGAGGCTGTCAGAGCTGTAACAGAACTTTATTCACTGGATCCTGGGCCAGACAGACCCCCTCAGGGAGCTGCATGCCCCTCGGCCCTAGCCCCTTCTATATTTGGACCCTAGTGAAATGTACAGTCTGCCCATCCCAATGCCAGGGAGAGACAAACAGAAGGGGCATGCCATTTTCCTCTGTGATGTGGGGAGTGAAAGGGACAGGAGTAGAAATCTGGCTGTCCCTCCCGAGGTTCCCAGTGGTGCTGGGGTATCAGGGGGTACATGGTCCCAAAGTCagatgcaaacacacacacacacacacacacacacacacacacacacatccctggaGGTTAATTCTTGATCCCAGCTGTTGGGTCAGCTTAGGAGGGAGCCTCATAAGATCACGACTGGTAGAACTAGCTCTAAGGGCACCTGAGAGATACTACCCCCAAAGCCTGCCAGAGCACAGGGGCTCCAGCTGAAAGCAAATGCTCAAGATCATCCCAAGACCCTCTGAGTTACCAAAACAACCAAATGACACTGATGTGTGTGGCTGCAGAAGCTGGGGAGGAAGTAGAGAGGCAGCAGGGAGAGAACCTACAAATCCCCAACAGAAAAACCAGAAGCGGAGAGGGGGAGCCCCAGATGCTGACATCTGGGTGGGCCCTGGCACGCTGGGGGGGAGTCCACAGTGAACAGTCTCAGGGCCTTGCAGAGTGACACAATCACCACCCTCGGCATCACAGGGACCCCCTGGGTAAGGAAAAGCTGttaccctgcccccacccaagtCAAAGTCTTTCAGAGTTTCCCATCTCGATGTTCTGGACGTATGGCTTAGAAGCTCAGCAGGATGGccttgggggcaggaggggcttcAGGCCAGGACCCAGAGATCAGGTGTGAATGCTGTCCTAGCGCAGGTGGCTGCGTGGAGCAtggaggggcaggcaggcagggagggagtcTTCAGAGGTAGACGTTGAGGGTCTGCAGGATGCCCCGGCGGCACAGTGGGCAGTTGCGGTGGTAGACGGGATGGCGCATCAGGATCTCAGTGCAGGCCTGGCACAGGCACAGGTGCCGACAAGGCAGAAGCAGCACCGTCTTGCTCTGGTCCTGGCAGATGACGCATTTCTTCCGCTCCTCTTGCTCTTTCAGCAATTTCCACGGGTCTTGCCCAGCTATAGGCTCCTCCACATTGAGCCTCTCCCGGCCCCGGGCAGCTGTCACTCTGGCCATCCTgacctcctcttctgcctctgatCTGGGCCCAGCTTCAGGAAGAGTGTCCTGTCGCCAGGTCCTGGCTGAGGGCACCCTCCTAGGGCCACCCTGAGGGGCCCCAGGTGCCCCTCCCCGGTTTGGCCAGCTCGCCAGCTGCAGGCTACGGCTCCAGACTCGGCGCCAGGCCTCCAAGCCCAGTGCTAGGCGAGAGAGCCGCACAACATCCTCTCTGAGCCGGTGGTAGGATGGCCGGGCATGGAGCTGACTGAGCACCCCTGTGGCCAGCCTCAGGATGATGTCCGGGTGCAACAGAGTCACCGTCACTGCCAGAACGCAAGCCAGCAGCATCAGGCCGGTGAGATTGACAAGCACAAAGCTGGCCAGGAGGCCGGCAGCGGAGGCCAAGAGCTCCAGTACTAGTTGGCAGGGGGTCCAGAGGAGGATGGACATGGCCACAGCACTGCTGGAAATGTGGGCTAGGAAAGCAGCCACTACATCCGTCATCCTCCACAGCGGTCCCATCACTGCATCCCACAGGGCCAGCACCAGGGAGAAGAGGTTCTGAGTACCAATGAGGCAGATGTTGACCAAGCTATTGATCACGTAGGCCACCAGGCTCATGGTGATGGCACAGATGTCACAGACCTGGCGCAGCAAAGCATGGCCATTGGAGACCATATTGAGGACACCCCGGTGCAGGAACTCCCGGCTCCTAAGCGCCCCGTGGGAGGCTAGATGCCCCAGGAGCTTTAAACTCTCCAGGCCAGAACAGCAGCTGTATAGTACGGTACACAAGGCCTGAAAGCCCCCAAAGGTGAAACGGACCACGGCTTCGAACAAGGCCAGCAGTGAAAGCAAGACTCCGCGGCCCAAGTGCAGAAGACTAGTCAGTACCGTGTGTGGCAGGTTGTAGATGAAGGCCAGGATCCAGGCCAAGGAAGCCAGGAGGGAGGATACCAGCAGGAAATTGAGGTCCAACACCAAGGTCAGCACATCCAGCAACAGGCCCACCCCATTCACTACCAGGTACACAGCCTCCATGGTAGGGCTATGGGGGTTGGTCCAAAAGGAAGTCTGGCTCCCGGTTGAGGGAGGTGCCGGGGTTGTCAATATTCTGGGGGAGAAGGGGGGTCAGGGGTTAATTTGGAAGTGAGCAGTCTCCAATACAGGGAGCATGTGAGGAAGAACTGGGTTAGAAAAAACTGGAGTctgaggggagggaaagggggccAGGTGCGGGTCCAGGAGTCCCGGTTTTAAGGCGGGTTATTTCGGAGGAAAGACCTCTAAAGTGGAGGTGAAACGTCCACTTTGAGAAGGGTGGAGGAGAAACCTCAGCTTTGGAGGCCTGGTGGCGGCGTACCACGGCCGGGCAATGGGTCAGACCGATAGGAGACCCGGAATGCAAGGGATCGGGCCAGGCCGGGGCCGGGTGGGGGCGGCGCAGGCTGGGCGCGGGCTCGCGGTCCAGCTACGCAGGTGCCCCTGTCCCCGCCCGGCCCCCGTCCTCTGGGCTCGCGGTGCTCTGCGCCCAAAGGAGCAGCGGGGAAGGGAGCGAGCCTCAGCAAACCCCTGGCGCGGCCTCCACTCCGCTGGGCGCCGCCATCTTGCGTGCGAAAGGGTGGGGCAAGAAGCATGACAAGGAGGGAGGGACGACGAACTCTGGCCAATCGGTGAGGCCCAACCGCAGGAAACATCGAGCACTCATTGGTCCGTTTGAACGGCGTCCAAACATATTCAGAGCGTTACAGAGGAGGGGTGGAAACAGATTGAAATCCCGCCCCCTTGAGGCGGGGATTGGTCAATTGAAGGGCAGAGGCGAAATTgatcccagccccgccccctaaAGGAGCAGGACTTTGGACTGGGCTAACGCGGGAGCTGTCCTTTCCCTTGGCCTCCAGCCTTGACTTTTTTAGGTGCGGGTTGGCGATCCCTGCTTCTGAGCTGGGCTCTAAGATTGCACCGCCTCCGCAGCCTCAGACTTGGTCTCTCGTCCTcctccattcatccatttattctaTCGTTTACTGAGCTGCGACAAATGCATTGAGGATACAAAAAATGTTTCAGACGTGCCTGCTCACACGTAGTTCAAGGGGAAACA
The genomic region above belongs to Hippopotamus amphibius kiboko isolate mHipAmp2 chromosome 9, mHipAmp2.hap2, whole genome shotgun sequence and contains:
- the RNF26 gene encoding E3 ubiquitin-protein ligase RNF26, with protein sequence MEAVYLVVNGVGLLLDVLTLVLDLNFLLVSSLLASLAWILAFIYNLPHTVLTSLLHLGRGVLLSLLALFEAVVRFTFGGFQALCTVLYSCCSGLESLKLLGHLASHGALRSREFLHRGVLNMVSNGHALLRQVCDICAITMSLVAYVINSLVNICLIGTQNLFSLVLALWDAVMGPLWRMTDVVAAFLAHISSSAVAMSILLWTPCQLVLELLASAAGLLASFVLVNLTGLMLLACVLAVTVTLLHPDIILRLATGVLSQLHARPSYHRLREDVVRLSRLALGLEAWRRVWSRSLQLASWPNRGGAPGAPQGGPRRVPSARTWRQDTLPEAGPRSEAEEEVRMARVTAARGRERLNVEEPIAGQDPWKLLKEQEERKKCVICQDQSKTVLLLPCRHLCLCQACTEILMRHPVYHRNCPLCRRGILQTLNVYL
- the C1QTNF5 gene encoding complement C1q tumor necrosis factor-related protein 5 isoform X2, translating into MRPLLALLLLGLAAGSPPLDDNKIPSLCRGHPGLPGTPGHHGSQGLPGRDGRDGRDGAPGALGEKGEGGRPGLPGPRGEPGSRGEAGPTGAIGPPGECAVPPRSAFSAKRSESRVPPPSDVPLPFDLVLVNEQGHYDAVTGKFTCQVPGIYYFAVHATVYRASLQFDLVKNGETVASFFQFFGGWPKPASLSGGAMVRLEPKDQVWVQVGVGDYIGIYASIKTDSTFSGFLVYSDWHNSPVFA
- the MFRP gene encoding membrane frizzled-related protein; the encoded protein is MKDCSDIILCVEATELSKTEFCNPAFEPESGPPCPPPALREDASCSTQAPWHGRRPRGLQADCHFSWLCVLLLASLLLLLLGLLAAIILAQLQATPPSRTTYHPLPSRGLTTIAATPTTTSQATGTPKGQPEAGMTPSPQSTCGGLLPGPGGFFSSPNYPDPYPPDTHCVWHIHVATDHAIQLKIEALSVESVASCLFDRLEISPEPEGPLLRVCGRVPPPTLNTNASHLRVAFVSDSSVEGSGFRAWYQAVAPGHGSCAHDEFPCDQLVCLLPDSVCDGFANCADGSDETNCSAKFSGCGGNLTGLQGTFSAPSYLQQDPHPQLCTWHISVPSGHGIELLFHNFSLEVQDECKFDYVEVYETHNSGALSLLGRFCGAEPPPRLISAHHRLAVLFRTDHGSSIGGFSATYRALHATEKPCGPGQFPCRDGGCKSLQWMCGTWRDCTESSNDNCSIPLFPPPEVACEPVQVEMCIGLSYNTTAFPNIWVGMATQEEVVEVLRGYKSLTSLPCYQNFRRLLCGLLVPHCTPLGSVLPPCRSVCQEAERQCQSGLALLGTPWPFNCNRLPEAAGLEACAQP
- the C1QTNF5 gene encoding complement C1q tumor necrosis factor-related protein 5 isoform X1; its protein translation is MAVGWRPSRPSRPRRGGDRGRSQDSGSRRLSCPAHRRPEARGVRAPRASAMRPLLALLLLGLAAGSPPLDDNKIPSLCRGHPGLPGTPGHHGSQGLPGRDGRDGRDGAPGALGEKGEGGRPGLPGPRGEPGSRGEAGPTGAIGPPGECAVPPRSAFSAKRSESRVPPPSDVPLPFDLVLVNEQGHYDAVTGKFTCQVPGIYYFAVHATVYRASLQFDLVKNGETVASFFQFFGGWPKPASLSGGAMVRLEPKDQVWVQVGVGDYIGIYASIKTDSTFSGFLVYSDWHNSPVFA